The genomic region CGGACTGGCGCCGCGCCGAAGTGCTGCTTTCGCTCGCACGGCGGGTGCTCCCTGACCTACCAGCCGAGATCGACCCGGGCCGGGTTCGCCGCTGGATGGGCCACCGGCCCTCGATCGCCGACGGGCTTCCGGTGATCGGCCCGGCGAGCGGCTGCGCCGATGTGGTGCATGCCTTCGGCCACGGCCATGTCGGCCTCGCGGCGTCGGCCAAGACGGCCGCCCTCGTCGCCGACCTCGTGCTCGGCCGCCCGCCGGTGATCGACCCCGCCCCTTACGACGCCGCGCGCTTCCGCTGAGGGCCGGAGCGGCGCGGCGGCCGGCGTCAGCGCGTCAGCCGGACTTGATCTCGATCCGCGAGGACGGCTTCGGCGCTTCGGGCGGGCGCGGCAGGGTGATGGTCAGCACACCCTTGGAGAAGGTCGCCTGGACCGCATCCGCCTTCGGCGCGAAGGGAAGCTGCAGCGACCGGGCGAAGCTGCCGTAGCTCCGCTCCTGGATGTGCACGCCCTTCTCCTCGCGGGTCGTCTCGGCCTTCTTCTCTCCCTTGATCGTCAGCACGTCATCCTCGAGCGAGAGCTCGACGTCCTGTTCCGTGAGCCCGGGCAGCTCGGCGGTGACGGTGAGCCCCTCCGCCGTCTCCTTGACGTCGATCGCCGGACGCCAGTCGGCCTTGAAGACGGGGGTGGGGAGGCCGGAACCGATCGCCTGCTCGAACTGCTGCTGCAGTCTGCGGAGGTCGTCGAACATCCGGTCGAGCACGGACTGATTGCCGAACAGGCTTGGCAGGAGCGCCATGATGTCCCTCCTCGTTGTGTGCTTTCTGATCTGTTGCCGGGGCGGGCGTCGTCGCACCGCACGCGAAGGAGGATAGAGAGGCGTGCCGTTGAGGCGATGACGCAGATCAAGCCCCACGCATTAGATAGTGCCACACCGAGGCGGGGGGAAGGTTGAGCGGCGTCCAGGCGAGGCGCCGTCCCTCGAGGCCGAGGGCGTTGCGGTCGAGCGGCGAGGTGATGCAATAGGTGTAGTGCAGGAAGCCGCGCCCCGGGGCCGCCACGGCGCCGATGCACTCGATCAGCGCCTGCTGCCGCGGCTTCGGCAGAAGGACGAGCGGGATTCCGCACACGACGGCGCCTATCCGGCCGAGCAGGTCGGGGCAGATCAGCTCGGACAGGTTCCAGGCATCGCCGCAGATCACGGTTACGCCCGGAAAGGTGGCGGCCAGCACTTCTGCCATCTC from Elioraea tepida harbors:
- a CDS encoding Hsp20/alpha crystallin family protein is translated as MALLPSLFGNQSVLDRMFDDLRRLQQQFEQAIGSGLPTPVFKADWRPAIDVKETAEGLTVTAELPGLTEQDVELSLEDDVLTIKGEKKAETTREEKGVHIQERSYGSFARSLQLPFAPKADAVQATFSKGVLTITLPRPPEAPKPSSRIEIKSG
- a CDS encoding class I SAM-dependent methyltransferase, with the protein product MLHADAHTSSSPSSSPLSRTLLFLRRWAADPLAMGSIVPSSPALGRLVAAAARRIAAGGPVVELGAGTGAITSALLEAGIPPARLTVVEIVPEMAEVLAATFPGVTVICGDAWNLSELICPDLLGRIGAVVCGIPLVLLPKPRQQALIECIGAVAAPGRGFLHYTYCITSPLDRNALGLEGRRLAWTPLNLPPASVWHYLMRGA